Proteins encoded in a region of the Tubulanus polymorphus chromosome 10, tnTubPoly1.2, whole genome shotgun sequence genome:
- the LOC141911679 gene encoding histone H4: MSGRGKGGKGLGKGGAKRHRKVLRDNIQGITKPAIRRLARRGGVKRISGLIYEETRGVLKVFLENVIRDAVTYTEHAKRKTVTAMDVVYALKRQGRTLYGFGG, encoded by the coding sequence ATGTCTGGCCGAGGCAAGGGCGGTAAAGGACTGGGAAAAGGCGGCGCCAAGCGTCACAGAAAAGTACTTCGCGATAACATCCAGGGTATCACCAAGCCGGCCATCCGTCGTTTGGCTCGTCGAGGCGGTGTGAAACGTATCTCTGGCTTGATCTACGAAGAAACCCGTGGTGTTCTGAAGGTCTTTTTGGAGAACGTCATCAGAGACGCAGTCACCTATACCGAACACGCGAAAAGGAAGACGGTCACGGCCATGGACGTCGTCTACGCCTTGAAACGCCAGGGACGTACTTTGTACGGTTTCGGCGGCTAA
- the LOC141911676 gene encoding histone H3 produces the protein MARTKQTARKSTGGKAPRKQLATKAARKSAPATGGVKKPHRYRPGTVALREIRRYQKSTELLIRKLPFQRLVREIAQDFKTDLRFQSSAVMALQEASEAYLVGLFEDTNLCAIHAKRVTIMPKDIQLARRIRGERA, from the coding sequence ATGGCCCGTACGAAGCAGACCGCGCGTAAATCCACCGGAGGAAAGGCTCCACGCAAACAGCTGGCCACCAAGGCGGCGAGGAAGAGTGCCCCGGCCACCGGCGGCGTGAAGAAACCCCATCGTTACAGACCGGGAACCGTCGCACTGCGTGAAATCCGTCGCTACCAGAAGAGTACCGAGCTGCTGATCAGAAAGTTGCCGTTCCAGAGACTCGTTCGCGAGATCGCCCAGGACTTCAAAACCGATCTGCGCTTCCAGAGCTCCGCCGTGATGGCCCTGCAAGAGGCGAGCGAAGCTTATCTCGTCGGCCTTTTCGAAGATACGAACTTGTGCGCAATCCACGCTAAACGCGTCACCATTATGCCCAAGGACATCCAGCTGGCCAGACGTATCCGCGGTGAACGCGCCTAG
- the LOC141911678 gene encoding histone H2B: MPPKVSSKGAKKAATKAKAAHTGDKKRRKRRKESYSIYIYKVLKQVHPDTGISAKAMSIMNSFVNDIFERIAAEASRLTHYNKRSTITSREIQTAVRLLLPGELAKHAVSEGTKAVTKYTGSK; the protein is encoded by the coding sequence ATGCCGCCGAAAGTTTCAAGCAAAGGTGCCAAGAAGGCAGCCACCAAGGCTAAAGCCGCTCACACCGGTGACAAGAAAAGGAGGAAGAGAAGAAAGGAAAGCTACAGCATCTACATTTACAAGGTGTTGAAGCAAGTTCACCCCGACACGGGAATCTCCGCGAAGGCCATGAGCATCATGAACAGCTTCGTCAACGATATCTTCGAGAGGATCGCCGCCGAGGCGTCACGCCTGACGCACTACAACAAGCGATCGACCATCACCAGTCGGGAAATCCAGACCGCCGTCAGACTGCTGTTGCCGGGAGAGCTGGCCAAGCACGCCGTCAGCGAGGGTACGAAGGCCGTCACCAAGTACACCGGTTCGAAGTAA
- the LOC141911677 gene encoding histone H2A translates to MSGRGKGGKAKGKAKSRSSRAGLQFPVGRIHRLLRKGNYAERIGAGAPVYLAAVMEYLAAEVLELAGNAARDNKKSRIIPRHLQLAIRNDEELNKLLSGVTIAQGGVLPNIQAVLLPKKSAKSK, encoded by the coding sequence ATGTCTGGCCGAGGTAAAGGAGGAAAAGCGAAAGGCAAGGCCAAGAGCCGCTCGTCCCGCGCAGGGTTGCAGTTCCCGGTCGGAAGGATCCATCGTCTTCTCCGCAAAGGAAACTACGCCGAACGTATCGGAGCCGGAGCGCCGGTGTACCTAGCCGCCGTCATGGAATACTTGGCCGCCGAAGTGTTGGAGTTGGCCGGCAACGCCGCCCGCGACAACAAGAAGTCGAGAATCATCCCGCGACATCTGCAGTTGGCCATCCGCAACGACGAAGAGTTGAACAAGCTGCTTTCCGGTGTCACCATCGCCCAAGGCGGTGTACTGCCCAACATCCAGGCCGTGCTTCTGCCGAAAAAGTCCGCCAAGTCCAAGTAG